The nucleotide sequence GAACTACTCTTCTATACCGACGGAGTCAAGGTCTATGACCGTGATGGCAAGGAAATGCAGTGTCTAGCAGACTCCTGTACGCCGCTTAAGGGTAGCCCTAATTCCACCCAATCGGCGTTGATTGTGCCACAACCTACCTGTAAGGGGTGTGAGTATCTGTATAATATATTCACTACTACCAATATTGATGATTCTACCAAAGCTCTTACTATAAGCGTGGTAGACATGCGCCGTGACAATGGCAAGGGTGCGATTGTAGAACAAAACACGGTACTGGAGCGTACGACTACGGAACGGGTTGCTTCGGTCCGTAACGATCGCGACAGTACGTACTGGGTCGTATCGCACGATTTTGGTAATAACACCTTCCGCGTGTATCATGCTACGGCGGGCGGATTGACAGAGGAAAAAAGTTTTGACCTGGGCATGGCGCATGACACTAAGGCCAAAGGGGAGGGGTACATGAAGTTTTCGCCCGCCGACAGTACCACGGGCGAACGCCGTTTGGCCGTGATTGTGCCCGGTCCGCCGCGCAACTACGTAGAAATCTTTACTTTTTCGGATTCGACGGGTGAAATGAAATATGAGCGGACCATCGATTTAGGTCCGGCTCCGCCCAAGGCCTACGGGATCGAGTTCTCGCCCAGTGGAGAAAAAATGTACGTGTCCTATCAGGGTGATGGGGATAGTACAGCTTCCAAGTTGGTGCAGTTCGACCTGACTCTGGGCGACTCATCCCTGATCGCCGATTCGAGGATTGTCATTGATAGTACCAAAACCCAGAAATTTGGCGCCTTACAGATCGGTTCCGATGGTCGGATTTACATGGCCGTAGACGGCAGCGATTACCTAGCGGTCATCGGCGAGCCCGAAGAGAATTCGACTAGCACTGTGATGTATGAACTGAATGGAGTGAGTCTGGGCGGGAAGAAGAGTAATCTGGGACTACCCAGTCTGGTGCAGAACTTTACCCAGCAAAACGACGGACCCGGATTTCAAGCCGATGGCTTCTGTACCGGTGCACCTACCATGTTCCAGGCCAGCCCGCTCTGTGACCCGATCAAGGATACCTATACCTGGAATTTTGGCGATGGGAGTGCACCCGTCAATGGTAAGCAGACCCAGGTTTCACACACCTACAAGGAACCCGGAATTTATAATGTGAGTCTGCGGGCTGTGAACCAGTGCAAAGACACGACTTTCTTCCAGCAGGTCGAGATATTTGCTACGCCCGAACCCATTGATCTGGGGCCAGATCAAGACGAATGCCGCAAAAGTATCAAACTGGAAGCCAACGTGGATGCTGAGTTGTTTGTGTGGGTTTACAATGGCCGACCCGTAGGGCGAGAGAAAACATTCAGTGCCACTCAGACCGGACAGTATGTAGCTATTGCGGCCAACGGCCCGCAAGGCGTATGTTTTAGTGCCGATACGGTGGAGTTGACAATTCGCCGCCCACCCGATTTCTCGCTGGGCCCCGACACGACAGTCTGTAACGATAGTACCATTGTGCTGACGGCCCCTGGCCAGACCTGGCGGGAGTTCAAGTGGAGCACGGGAGAAAGTACCCGGGCTATTACGGTGCGGCAGCCGGGTAGCTATTTTGTGGAAGTGAAAAACGGTAACGACTGTTATAACGAAGATACGATTCAGGTCGTGGCGCGTCCCCGCGCTCGCATCCGTGCCGACTTGCTGCCGCCCACGGGTTGTACTACGGCCGACGGTCGTATACAGGTCACCTCGCTTACGCCGACAGGTACCTATAATTACGCCTGGCTGCGGCCGGATAGCACTTCGCTGGGCAATGCGCCGCAGATTACCGGCTTGCGCGAAGGTAGCTATCTGCTGCGGGTGAGTGGTAATCCACTGGCCTGTACCACCGATACGTCATTCAATCTGCGCTCAGCGGCTAATCCCCTAAAAATGAGTCCGCTGGTGGATAATGCTGCCTGTACCCAACCCGATTCGGGTTCCATTGGCCTTAACGTGACGGGCGGACAGCCCACCACGTTCCGCTGGCTCGATGCGTCGGGTAGGGTAGTGAGCAACACGCAAACTGCTATGGGTCTGAAGGCGGGTACCTATAGTCTTGAGGCTTCCGATGCCGGAGGATGTACCTTTTCACAAACCGGAATCAAGGTAGGGCTGGATAAGGATAACCTGGCATTGCTGGGTCCGGACCGGGGAAAATGCGTTGGCGACACCATTCAGCTAGCGCCCCGCGCCAACGATTTTGCGGGCAACCAGTACCTGTGGAGCAATGGCTCTACGACCCGTACCCTTGTGGTCCGCGAGGCAGGTACCTATTCCCTTACCGTAACCAACACCGAAAACGGCTGCAATGGCACCGACGATGTACAGGTGAAGTTCAGTCCTAAGCCCGTAATAAGTGTAGGCCCCGCGTTGGAGTTCTGTTCTAACCAACGCCCCCAACGCCTGACGGGCTCAACGCCAACCAATGGCTTCTGGCGGGGACCAGGGGTAGATTCGCTGGGGCTGTATACACCGGCGGATAGCTTGCTGGGCCAGCAGACCGTTACTTACTTTGTTTCTAATCAGGGGTGTGTAGCTTCGGCCAACCGCACCGTGACCATCAAGCCCGCGCCGCAGGTACGACTAGGACCCGACACGACTCTGTGCTACGATGGTACCTTCCAACTTGTAGCCAGCACGGTCAGCGAAGCGCAGTACCTGTGGTCCAACGGACAAACTACGGCCAGCATTACGCCCCGCTTTACGGGTACCTATACGGTTACGGCCACGCTGGCCGGATGCAGTGGCCGCGATACCATTCGGCTGTTTTTCCTACCTTCACCTACGCTGAACCTGGCACCCGAATCGCCGCTGTGCGTCGAACAAAATGGTGAAGTGGTACTCGATAGCCGCGGCCCAGCCAACCAGCGGTATTTCTGGCCCGCTACGGGCGACACCACGAGCCGCATCACGGTCAGCAACCTGGGTACCTACCGGGTTATAGCTACCAATATCGAAGGATGTACGCTGGCCGACACTACCGAAGTAGTGGACCGTTGCGAACCGCGTATCTTCGTACCAGACGCTTTTACGCCCAATGGTGACGGCCGCAACGATCAGTTTGACGTATTCGGACAGTTCTTCACGGATTTTGAGATAAAAGTGTACAACCGCTGGGGAGAAGTCATTTTTGCCTCCAATGATGTCAACAAAAGGTGGGATGGAATGTACAAAGGCCTGAAGGTACAGCCAGGCGCCTACCCCTACGTGATCACCTACGGTAGCGAATATTATCCCGATCGAAAGCGTGATCTATTACGCGGGTCGGTGATGGTGATTCGGTAGGGGTACCCCTACCGAACCTGCGTTGCTGACGAGCAAGGTACTGCTTAAGGGAAAGTTTTAAGATAACGGTCGGGGTAGTCGGTGATGAGTCCATCGACCCCCATAGCCTTCACTTCCTTCATGGCATCAATATCGTTGACTGTCCATGGAATCACAAGCATCCCTTTTTCGTGCAATCGTTTGACTTTATCCGCTGAAAGCAGTTTATAATACGAACTGTAAATGGCAGGTGTGAAGCCCAGGCTTTCCAGATTGGTTTCGATGCCTTTTAAATTGGAAACCAAAGCCGCTAATTTGACTTTACCGTATTTTCCGACCTGTACCTGCTTTTGCCAATATCTCAATACTTCAAAATCAAAACTTTGCAGGGTAACCCTTTCCAGGGGTACCTGGCCTTTGATTACACGATATACCAACTCCGAAAATTCGGCAGGCCGTGGTTGTGAAATCCCGTACTCCGAAGCTTCGCTTTTAATTTCGATATTATAGTTCACAGCTGGTCGACCATGGGTACGGCAGTAAGCTTCGGCCTTAGCCAGCACTTTACTGAGCAGGGGTTTATGGGTCTCGATTCTCTTCTGTTTCGGGAAGTCGGGATTGCCCTTGGAGCCAGTATCGTATTTTTTTATTTCTCCATACGTCAAGGTATGCAGATTGATTTTCTCACCTTTTTCAATCGGCGATCCGTCAGGTTTCAGGCAGTAACTGGCCATAAAATACGGTTCGTGGGATACGACGACCTGCCCATCTTTTGAAATTACCACATCCATTTCCAGGGTGGTCACACCTAATTCCAGCGCCTTTTCAAACGCGGGCCAGGAATTTTCGGGCATCAGGCCCCGGCACCCCCGGTGGCCTTGCAGGTCAAAGGGAACTTGGGCCATAGGGCTGGGTACGCTTATTATACAGTAAAACAAAAGGAGGTACTTCATGATTGTGAGAAGTTGGGATTTTCGCTTTGCCTTCAAAGGTACCTACTTTTACCTAGCATGAATAGTAAGAAATTCTACCGCATTTATCCAGGCAAATCCACAGGAAACAGAACATACAAGTACATCTTTCAGGCAGAAAGCACAAGAAACAATCTGAATGTCAAATCAAAACAATCGCTCCGCCTAATCGTTTTGATAAAAACCTTACTATCAAGAAAAAACACAATCGACATGATATTATCCATTCAAAAATCAATAGCCCTGTCCGCTTTCTTTCTGCTGATTGCCTGCGGGAACAGCCAGGACGACGGATCGGGCAATGTAGTTACGCCAGATCCTTCTGGAGCGGCCACGTATAAGGTAACCGAAGCTTTTCCGGGCCTCAAATTCAATGATCCCGTTGAACTGGTTAACGCCAAAGATGGAAGCAACCGACTGTTTGTAGTGGAGCAAGCCGGCACGATCCGTTTTTTCGATGCCGGCCAGAAACCTACTTCGTCCACGTTATTTTTGGATATAAAGAATAAGGTGAAGAGCGGTGGCGAAATGGGATTGCTGGGACTGGCTTTTCATCCCAACTTCAAGACCAATGGGTACTTCTTCGTAAACTATACCCGCGATAATCCCCGCGAATCGGTCGTGGCCCGCTACAAAGTTAATGACCCGGCCAGTGGTGTAGCCGATCCGCAAAGCGAAACCATTTTGCTAACGTATGCACAGCCTTACTCTAATCATAACGGTGGGTCGGTACATTTCGGACCGGATGGGTACCTCTACGTGTCGACGGGCGATGGTGGTAGTGGTGGCGATCCCCAAAATAATGCTCAGAATTTGGGACTTTTGCTCGGCAAAATCCTGCGGCTGGATGTCAATGCTACTGACAGAGGTACCTATGGGATTCCGGCTGATAATCCTTTCCGAGGAAAGACCGACGGTACGCGGGAAGAAATATATGCCTACGGCCTGCGTAATCCGTGGCGCATCAGTTTCGACCCCGCTACCAAAAAACTGTGGGCGGGTGATGTAGGACAAAATGCCATCGAGGAAATTGACATCATCGAAAAAGGTGGTAACTACGGATGGCGCATTAAGGAAGCAGACGAATGCTTTAACCCCAAGAACGACTGTAAGGAATCCGGGCTGATTGATCCGGTATGGGATTACACCCATGCCAATGGCGACATTTCAATCACGGGTGGGTACGTATACCGGGGTTCCAAACTACCTGGTCTGGTAGGGAAATACATCTATGGCGATTATGCCAGTGGCCGGATCTGGGCGTTGGAAACTGCGGATGGGGCGCAGGCCAAGAACAGCCTCATAGTGGAAAAGAGCAGCTCATTGTCTGCCTTTGGCGTGGATGAACAGAATGAACTTTACCTTCTTGATTATAGCGGGGGTAGGATCATGACATTCGCTATCGAGAATTAATTGATAATACTTCGATCCGATTCGTAGGGACGAAAACCTGGGTACCCTACGAATCGGACAATTTTTTAATCGGTGTCAGCATTACTTTCCTGAATTCTACTTCCGACCCCTCCGACTGCAATGCAAAGTGCCCGGTGTTAGCCGTAGCGTTGTAGCCATAATTCACAAAATCGCCGTTTACCCATACTTTTATGGAATTGCCCAGACACTCGATTGTGAGCTTGTTCCATTCTCCGACGGGTTTCTCCGAACCGTCGGTCAGGTTGGGAATGCGGCGTAGCTTATCTCCGTTGACGCCCCACTTTTCTTTAGGACCGCGGCGTTTTTCCATATCGGGTACCACAATATCCTCCTGAATACACCAGAAATCGCCCGCATTAGTGTGCATCATTTGTACTTCGATCGACTTCGGGAACATGTCGTACAATGCGCGCGGCGTTGACACGAACACCAGCGCGCCACAATTGCCCGGGGTACCCGCGAAGCGGTACTCTATCTCGACCCGGTAGTTCTGGTAAGTAGCGTCGGTGATCAAATGCCCGCCGGGCGTTCCCAGGCTCACGAGCATCCCATCCCGTACAATAAAGGGCGTCCGCGCACCGGTATTTTTGTCCATCTCAGGGACATCCATGTGCCAGCCTTTCAAATCTTTTCCATTAAAAAGGCTCCTGGATTGCGCCAGGGCGGCTTGGGAGTGAAGGATAAAAAATGCCAGACACAGGCCTACGTGCAGGGGTATTTTTTCATAAAGATTCAGGTAGAAATATTCGTAAAAATTGATTCTCAGGGAAAAGGTAAAAAATACAGGTCTCTACCTTTTTCCTAAGCGCCAGGGTCAAACCTTAATGATCTTGTGTCTCTTGCATTGCTCACAAAAGTCTGACATTCATCCCCGTGTTATCGTATGAAAAATAAATTCCGGCTGATAGGTACCCTGGCACTCGCCTCCTTTCTGATCGTTACCTGTACGCGAACCGCCCGTACACCCGGGCAGGCCTCGGCCAACCAGCAGGTACTGCCTGAGTCGGGCTTTGCCACGCCCCGCACCGTGGACGATAACCCTTCACCGGCTCCGCTTACGCCTGAGCAAAGTCTGCGCTCGTTTCGGCTGCCCAGGGGGTACCATCTGGAACTGGTGGCCAGTGAACCCATGGTCACCGAGCCCGTGGCGATTGCCTGGGATGGCAATGCCCGCATGTACGTAGCCCAAATGGAAACCTACATGCAGGATGTGGAAGGTACCGACGAGCACGAACCCCGAAGCCGCATCATGCTGCTGGAGGACACGAACGGGGACGGCAAAATGGATAAGAGTTCGGTGTTTATTGACAAGCTCATGCTTCCCCGCATGCTACTGTGTGTAGGGCACGAACTACTGGTCAATGAAACCGACACGTACGATATGTATGCCTATAAAGATACGAATGGCGATGGCGTGGCCGATCAAAAACGGCATGTATATAAGGTAGGTAGGAAGGCTCCGGGAAATATGGAACACCAGCGCAGCGGGCTGGACTGGAACCTTGACAACTGGATCTATGTCACGGTGGACCCGGTACGGTTTCGGTATAAGAACGGCATGATTCAGGCCGATTCGCTGATCGGAGGGAACATTGGTCAGTGGGGCTTGGCGCATGACAACTACGGACGCTTGTTTTTTAGCCAGGGTGGAGGCGAGAACGCCGGCATCGGATTTCAGATCAACCCCGCCTACGGGCAGCTCAATTTCCGGGATGCTTACGACGAAGAAACGTTTAGTCCCGTATGGCCTATTATCAAGACCCCGGATGTGCAGGGCGGCGTGAAACGGCTCCGCGCCGACACCACTTTGAATCACTTTACGGCTGGCAATGGACAGTCTATATTTCGGGGCGACCGCCTTCCCAAAACCCTGGTGGGCGATTACCTGATCAGCGAACCCGTTGCCCGGATTATCCGCCGTGCCCGGGTTGTGGATAAAGCGGGAAAAACGACCCTGGAAAATGTTTACGAGCAGGAAGAATTCATTGCTTCCAGCGATATGAATTTCCGGGTGGTGAATACCTACACTGGACCAGACGGTTGCCTGTACTTGGTAGACATGAACCGGGGCATCATCCAGGAAGCTACCTGGACCGGAAAAGACAGCTACTTACGGCCCCAGATTCAGCGCCTGGGCCTGGATAACAATAAGCAGCGGGGCCGGATTTATCGGCTGGTGTACGATGGACTGAAGCCGGGCCCCAAGCCTCACATGCTGGACGAATCACCCGCTCAACTGGTCAAGTACCTCGACCATGCCAACGGTTGGTGGCGCGACAACGCCCAGAAAGAACTGGTGATTCGGGCTGATAAATCAGTGGTACCCGCTTTGCGACAAATGGCGCTAGGTCAGAAAGGTACCTTAGACAAAGTTCCTTCACCCTTAGGACAACTTCACGCCCTGTGGACACTCGAAGGTCTGGAGGCACTGGATAAAGAGCTACTGCTTACGCTGATGCAGTCGCCCGACGCCCAGCTGCGTAAGGCGGCCATATGGAACAGCGAACCCTTTATCAAAAAGAATGACCCCGAGGTGCTGACTAAACTGGCTACTCTAAAAAATGATCCCAGCTACGATGTGCTCACCCAGCTGCTGCTGTCGCTGGGCTATTCTAAAGCGCCTCAGACCAAAGCTATCGTGGACGAAGTGCTGGCCAAAAATCCAGCCAATGAAATGTTGGCGGGCGTGCAGGGTACCCTCGTCAAGAATGAATCCATCCGTACTTACGGAGCACGGCTTGGCGCCCTGGACGCGGCCAGCCGGAAAATGGTGCTCGATGGGGCTACCACTTTTAAGTCGCTATGCGCTACCTGCCATGGTCCTGATGGCAAAGGTACCCCCACGAATCTGGCCCCGGTGCTGTCGGGAAATTTCCGCCGCCTGACGGGTAAAAAGGATGAGGAGATAAAAATTCTTTTGCATGGATTGACCGGCCCGGTCGACGGGAAAACCTACCCTGATATGATGCCGCCCATGGGAGCCAACAGCGACGAGTGGATCGCTTCGGTACTGAGCTACATCCGTTACGACCTGGCTAATGCCGGGAATGGCATCCCCCGCGTTTCACCTCAGTTTTTGGAACGTGTACTGGTAACTCCCGCAGATGTGAAACGTGTGCGGGCCCAAACGAACGGTAGAACTAGCGCCTGGACGTGGGAAGAACTGGATAAAGTAGAAAAACAGTAGCCAGACGGGGCTAATTAGTATCTTCCGCCGCATACTAAGTCTATAAAAGATTCATCGGAAAACTATTTCCGATGAATCTTTTTTTTGGGGTTATGGAACGGATCAGGGTACCTTTTTGAAAATGCGTGTATAAATTTTATATACAGGATTAAACCTCTTTCCACGCTTTCTCTCTAACCACTGTGCATCACATAAAACCAAAAAGGAGCACATAGTGATTAATTTTCACCCGCTCTAACCGCCGTTTCGTGAGAACGGAATGGACGAGGGAGCCCAAAAGTAAGAAACCATGAAAAATCTAATCGGAATAGCCGTAGTTGCCAGTATGATGTTTGCCTGTAACGGAGTCAACAACTCGAATCCTGAAAATCAGACGAGTGCTGAGCTCAAGAACGAACTTTTGCAAGCCAAGCATGAGACCGAAATCATGAAGCTTAATTATGAGATGGAGCTGTTAAAAGCCAAGCAGGAAGGATTGACTCCTGCCCAATTGGCCGCACTTGGAAATAGCAACGCCTACCTGAATGGTACTTTGCCCAAAGACGCACGGGCAACCCAGCAAGTGGACAACGAATGGACCTCGCAAGCGCCCGTGACTTCATCGGACAACGACGCTTACAAACCAGCGAAAACCACACCTACGACTGAAACCGTGCCTGCTTCCGAAGTAAAGAAGAAAAAAGGCATGAGCACTCCCGTGAAGGGCGCTTTGATCGGGGCCGGAGTAGGCGCCGTAACGGGTGCCGTCGTTTCCAAGAACAACCGGGTTAAAGGTGCCGTTATAGGTGCTGTCGCCGGTGCAGGAGCCGGGGCGGTGACCGGGGTAGTGATTGATAAGAGAAATGAGAAAAAAGCCAGCACCCCCTACTACGCTTCCACTGGATTCCTCAATTAAAAGAGTGACAACTGCTTAATAAAACAACGGGGTACCCTGAGAATTCTCAGGGTACCCCGTTGGCTGTGTAAGGCTTTCATAAGCTGGAATCCTGTATACTTAGGCCGATGTCCAACCGGAAATCAATCTTTCAATCGCACATCACCGAACGTGGATACTACTTTGATTATAGTACCCGTACCTGAGCCTACGGTACCTGAATATTGCTTGGTGGAACGGTACGAGTCGGTCTTACTGGGTTGATTGGTGAAATTTACTTTGAGGTTGGTCGGCAGGCGGAAATCACCGTGCGTAACCGTCACATTGAACTGGCTGGACTCGGCCGGCAATACGACCGACGAATAGGCGGCCTGAATGTCCACATTTTCGGCTGAGTGGGGTAACTGATTGACCTGGAAGTTACCCGAATAGCTGAGGTTCACTTTACAGGATTCATTGACCCGGCCAATCGTAGCCCCCGAATAGTCTATATCCGCTTCCAAGCTTCCTACTTCCCCAATGGTAAGCTTACCGAATTTGTTGATCAGTAGCAGTGTGCGCGCCTGATCTAGATCGAAATCAGAGTAGCGTATCTCCATTTTACCGCCATCCATTTTGCCTATTTTGGCCTTTCCATAGGCTACCTCGATGGTATTACTGGC is from Salmonirosea aquatica and encodes:
- a CDS encoding glycerophosphodiester phosphodiesterase family protein, coding for MAQVPFDLQGHRGCRGLMPENSWPAFEKALELGVTTLEMDVVISKDGQVVVSHEPYFMASYCLKPDGSPIEKGEKINLHTLTYGEIKKYDTGSKGNPDFPKQKRIETHKPLLSKVLAKAEAYCRTHGRPAVNYNIEIKSEASEYGISQPRPAEFSELVYRVIKGQVPLERVTLQSFDFEVLRYWQKQVQVGKYGKVKLAALVSNLKGIETNLESLGFTPAIYSSYYKLLSADKVKRLHEKGMLVIPWTVNDIDAMKEVKAMGVDGLITDYPDRYLKTFP
- a CDS encoding PVC-type heme-binding CxxCH protein; amino-acid sequence: MKNKFRLIGTLALASFLIVTCTRTARTPGQASANQQVLPESGFATPRTVDDNPSPAPLTPEQSLRSFRLPRGYHLELVASEPMVTEPVAIAWDGNARMYVAQMETYMQDVEGTDEHEPRSRIMLLEDTNGDGKMDKSSVFIDKLMLPRMLLCVGHELLVNETDTYDMYAYKDTNGDGVADQKRHVYKVGRKAPGNMEHQRSGLDWNLDNWIYVTVDPVRFRYKNGMIQADSLIGGNIGQWGLAHDNYGRLFFSQGGGENAGIGFQINPAYGQLNFRDAYDEETFSPVWPIIKTPDVQGGVKRLRADTTLNHFTAGNGQSIFRGDRLPKTLVGDYLISEPVARIIRRARVVDKAGKTTLENVYEQEEFIASSDMNFRVVNTYTGPDGCLYLVDMNRGIIQEATWTGKDSYLRPQIQRLGLDNNKQRGRIYRLVYDGLKPGPKPHMLDESPAQLVKYLDHANGWWRDNAQKELVIRADKSVVPALRQMALGQKGTLDKVPSPLGQLHALWTLEGLEALDKELLLTLMQSPDAQLRKAAIWNSEPFIKKNDPEVLTKLATLKNDPSYDVLTQLLLSLGYSKAPQTKAIVDEVLAKNPANEMLAGVQGTLVKNESIRTYGARLGALDAASRKMVLDGATTFKSLCATCHGPDGKGTPTNLAPVLSGNFRRLTGKKDEEIKILLHGLTGPVDGKTYPDMMPPMGANSDEWIASVLSYIRYDLANAGNGIPRVSPQFLERVLVTPADVKRVRAQTNGRTSAWTWEELDKVEKQ
- a CDS encoding YMGG-like glycine zipper-containing protein, with the protein product MKNLIGIAVVASMMFACNGVNNSNPENQTSAELKNELLQAKHETEIMKLNYEMELLKAKQEGLTPAQLAALGNSNAYLNGTLPKDARATQQVDNEWTSQAPVTSSDNDAYKPAKTTPTTETVPASEVKKKKGMSTPVKGALIGAGVGAVTGAVVSKNNRVKGAVIGAVAGAGAGAVTGVVIDKRNEKKASTPYYASTGFLN
- a CDS encoding PQQ-dependent sugar dehydrogenase, with the translated sequence MILSIQKSIALSAFFLLIACGNSQDDGSGNVVTPDPSGAATYKVTEAFPGLKFNDPVELVNAKDGSNRLFVVEQAGTIRFFDAGQKPTSSTLFLDIKNKVKSGGEMGLLGLAFHPNFKTNGYFFVNYTRDNPRESVVARYKVNDPASGVADPQSETILLTYAQPYSNHNGGSVHFGPDGYLYVSTGDGGSGGDPQNNAQNLGLLLGKILRLDVNATDRGTYGIPADNPFRGKTDGTREEIYAYGLRNPWRISFDPATKKLWAGDVGQNAIEEIDIIEKGGNYGWRIKEADECFNPKNDCKESGLIDPVWDYTHANGDISITGGYVYRGSKLPGLVGKYIYGDYASGRIWALETADGAQAKNSLIVEKSSSLSAFGVDEQNELYLLDYSGGRIMTFAIEN
- a CDS encoding 3-keto-disaccharide hydrolase, which produces MCLAFFILHSQAALAQSRSLFNGKDLKGWHMDVPEMDKNTGARTPFIVRDGMLVSLGTPGGHLITDATYQNYRVEIEYRFAGTPGNCGALVFVSTPRALYDMFPKSIEVQMMHTNAGDFWCIQEDIVVPDMEKRRGPKEKWGVNGDKLRRIPNLTDGSEKPVGEWNKLTIECLGNSIKVWVNGDFVNYGYNATANTGHFALQSEGSEVEFRKVMLTPIKKLSDS
- a CDS encoding T9SS type B sorting domain-containing protein, which gives rise to MSRPDYHARSLCGGSGPAGAKYIWYPKGDTTQALEIDSSGCYSVEVILPNGCKIQDRVNVKICLEPSQQQGAKWFFGANAGLDFANGTPTAITDGKLETPEGTSSIANSKGELLFYTDGVKVYDRDGKEMQCLADSCTPLKGSPNSTQSALIVPQPTCKGCEYLYNIFTTTNIDDSTKALTISVVDMRRDNGKGAIVEQNTVLERTTTERVASVRNDRDSTYWVVSHDFGNNTFRVYHATAGGLTEEKSFDLGMAHDTKAKGEGYMKFSPADSTTGERRLAVIVPGPPRNYVEIFTFSDSTGEMKYERTIDLGPAPPKAYGIEFSPSGEKMYVSYQGDGDSTASKLVQFDLTLGDSSLIADSRIVIDSTKTQKFGALQIGSDGRIYMAVDGSDYLAVIGEPEENSTSTVMYELNGVSLGGKKSNLGLPSLVQNFTQQNDGPGFQADGFCTGAPTMFQASPLCDPIKDTYTWNFGDGSAPVNGKQTQVSHTYKEPGIYNVSLRAVNQCKDTTFFQQVEIFATPEPIDLGPDQDECRKSIKLEANVDAELFVWVYNGRPVGREKTFSATQTGQYVAIAANGPQGVCFSADTVELTIRRPPDFSLGPDTTVCNDSTIVLTAPGQTWREFKWSTGESTRAITVRQPGSYFVEVKNGNDCYNEDTIQVVARPRARIRADLLPPTGCTTADGRIQVTSLTPTGTYNYAWLRPDSTSLGNAPQITGLREGSYLLRVSGNPLACTTDTSFNLRSAANPLKMSPLVDNAACTQPDSGSIGLNVTGGQPTTFRWLDASGRVVSNTQTAMGLKAGTYSLEASDAGGCTFSQTGIKVGLDKDNLALLGPDRGKCVGDTIQLAPRANDFAGNQYLWSNGSTTRTLVVREAGTYSLTVTNTENGCNGTDDVQVKFSPKPVISVGPALEFCSNQRPQRLTGSTPTNGFWRGPGVDSLGLYTPADSLLGQQTVTYFVSNQGCVASANRTVTIKPAPQVRLGPDTTLCYDGTFQLVASTVSEAQYLWSNGQTTASITPRFTGTYTVTATLAGCSGRDTIRLFFLPSPTLNLAPESPLCVEQNGEVVLDSRGPANQRYFWPATGDTTSRITVSNLGTYRVIATNIEGCTLADTTEVVDRCEPRIFVPDAFTPNGDGRNDQFDVFGQFFTDFEIKVYNRWGEVIFASNDVNKRWDGMYKGLKVQPGAYPYVITYGSEYYPDRKRDLLRGSVMVIR